A region from the Campylobacter subantarcticus LMG 24377 genome encodes:
- a CDS encoding Na+/H+ antiporter family protein: MLLTNPVFVGVVLMTLLCFFRFNVLLSVLLSGLFVGVWSKFMHMGHLSLVEFFTQLPQAMMDSMKVLIDGMQGNLQTALSYILLGAVAAAISKTNLTAYLIKIVSHYISHKKYLLILSLALIACFSQNLIPIHVAFVPLLIPPLLKLFNKLKIDRRAIACALTFGLTTPYMVMPLGFGLIFQTLLVDNLNSNGVQISLGEVSQTMAFAAICMLVGLFLAVFVFYAKPREYQEEQIAKMDFENLKMSKKEWGVLAGLSLTLILQILTHNLPLSGLLGFVLMVVLGGVEYNKVNLVFDDGLKIMGYIAFVMLVASGYGEVLKQSGGIAELVKTSVPFMEQSHFLAIFIMLAIGLLITIGIGSSFGTIPIIAALFCPICIELGFSPAAIIFIIGVAGALGDAGSPASETTLGVSVGLNADRQGDHIKDTCIPTFLCFNGSLLILGSIIAFCLL; this comes from the coding sequence ATGCTTTTAACTAATCCGGTTTTTGTAGGCGTTGTATTGATGACGCTTTTGTGTTTTTTTAGATTCAATGTTTTACTTAGTGTTTTACTTTCAGGGCTTTTTGTAGGTGTTTGGTCTAAATTTATGCATATGGGGCATTTGAGTTTAGTGGAATTTTTTACTCAACTTCCGCAAGCGATGATGGATTCTATGAAAGTTTTAATTGATGGTATGCAAGGAAATTTGCAAACAGCGCTAAGTTATATTTTGCTTGGAGCGGTGGCTGCTGCTATATCAAAAACTAATCTAACAGCATATTTGATTAAAATAGTTTCGCATTATATTTCACACAAAAAATACTTACTTATACTTTCTTTGGCATTAATTGCTTGTTTTTCACAAAATTTAATCCCTATTCATGTGGCCTTTGTGCCTTTGTTGATTCCGCCTTTGCTGAAACTTTTTAATAAACTAAAAATAGACCGTAGAGCCATAGCTTGTGCGCTAACCTTTGGTCTTACCACGCCTTATATGGTTATGCCTTTGGGGTTTGGACTTATTTTTCAAACCCTACTTGTAGATAATCTAAACTCCAACGGAGTGCAAATTAGCCTAGGGGAGGTTTCTCAAACAATGGCTTTTGCGGCAATTTGTATGTTAGTTGGTTTGTTTTTGGCTGTATTTGTGTTTTATGCTAAACCAAGAGAATATCAAGAAGAACAAATTGCAAAAATGGATTTTGAAAATTTAAAAATGAGTAAAAAAGAGTGGGGTGTTTTGGCTGGTCTTAGTTTGACTTTGATTTTGCAAATTCTAACTCACAACTTACCTTTATCAGGGCTTTTGGGTTTTGTTTTGATGGTGGTTTTAGGCGGAGTAGAGTATAATAAGGTTAATCTAGTCTTTGATGATGGGCTTAAGATTATGGGTTATATCGCTTTTGTGATGCTTGTTGCTTCAGGGTATGGAGAGGTTTTAAAACAAAGTGGGGGTATAGCTGAGCTTGTAAAAACAAGTGTGCCTTTTATGGAGCAAAGCCACTTTTTAGCTATTTTTATCATGTTGGCAATTGGACTTTTGATCACCATAGGTATAGGAAGTTCGTTTGGGACCATTCCTATCATTGCTGCTTTATTTTGTCCTATATGTATAGAGCTTGGTTTTTCACCTGCTGCAATTATTTTTATCATCGGTGTTGCTGGAGCTTTGGGCGATGCAGGATCGCCTGCTAGTGAAACGACTTTGGGGGTGAGTGTAGGGCTTAATGCAGATAGGCAAGGTGATCATATCAAAGATACTTGTATACCAACCTTTTTATGTTTTAACGGCTCTTTGCTTATTTTGGGTAGCATTATAGCCTTTTGCTTGCTTTAA
- a CDS encoding D-2-hydroxyacid dehydrogenase, with protein MKIVCLDAATLGGGDLSDFKSVGEFISYELTPKDEIISRIADAEVVMINKVIIDKEVIDQTNLKLILQLGTGVNNIDVEYANSKGIVVKNAAGYSTKSVLSHTFALLFAFLNQIPYYDQWSKDGLWTKSTMFTDFSKILHTLTGKRHGIIGLGVIGKEVAKVSQMFGSKICYYSTSGANFNNEYERVSLEELLKTCDVISIHAPLNDKTKNLLTKKELLLLKDEAILINVGRGGIINEADLAQVMNEKNIRVGLDVLEVEPMIKDHPLISINNKENLIITPHVAWASQESIQNLIQIVFNNLKEFMENGK; from the coding sequence ATGAAAATAGTATGCTTAGATGCCGCTACATTAGGCGGAGGGGATTTATCGGATTTTAAAAGTGTTGGAGAATTTATAAGCTATGAGCTTACTCCTAAAGATGAGATCATCTCAAGAATAGCTGATGCTGAAGTAGTGATGATCAATAAAGTTATCATTGATAAAGAAGTCATTGATCAAACTAACTTGAAGTTGATTTTACAGCTTGGCACAGGGGTTAATAATATTGATGTAGAGTATGCAAATTCTAAAGGCATAGTGGTAAAAAATGCAGCCGGATACTCTACAAAAAGTGTATTAAGTCATACTTTTGCTTTGCTTTTTGCTTTTTTAAATCAAATTCCATATTATGATCAATGGAGCAAAGATGGACTTTGGACAAAAAGTACGATGTTTACTGATTTTAGCAAGATTTTACATACTTTAACAGGCAAAAGACATGGTATTATCGGACTTGGTGTGATTGGTAAAGAAGTGGCTAAAGTATCGCAAATGTTTGGTTCTAAAATTTGTTACTATTCGACTTCTGGAGCAAATTTTAATAATGAGTATGAAAGAGTAAGTCTTGAAGAGCTTTTGAAAACTTGTGATGTGATTAGCATTCATGCGCCTTTAAACGACAAAACTAAAAATTTATTGACAAAAAAAGAATTGTTGCTTTTAAAAGATGAAGCTATTTTGATTAATGTGGGGCGTGGTGGTATCATAAATGAGGCAGACTTGGCACAAGTTATGAATGAGAAAAATATTAGAGTAGGGCTTGATGTGCTTGAAGTAGAGCCTATGATCAAAGATCATCCATTGATTAGCATAAACAACAAGGAAAATCTAATCATCACTCCACATGTAGCATGGGCAAGTCAAGAATCGATACAAAATTTAATACAAATTGTATTTAATAATCTTAAGGAGTTTATGGAAAATGGCAAGTGA
- the ilvD gene encoding dihydroxy-acid dehydratase — MRSDAIKKGHLKAPNRSLLRACGLNDEDFDKPFIGVANSYIDIIPGHFFLNEYAKIIKDEIRKSGCIPFEFNTIGVDDGIAMGHDGMLYSLPSREIIANSIETVMNAHQLDALICIPNCDKITPGMLMGALRVNVPTIFVSGGPMKAGINKHGEKISLSSVFEAVGAYEANKIDEDDLKDIECKACPSGGSCSGMFTANSMNTLCEAMGIALEGNGTILALSKEREDLLRKAARRICEIALDERFKIRNIITKKSINNALIVDMAMGGSSNTILHMLAIAYEAGVKLDIKELNHISANVAHIAKIAPSLNTVYMEDIHKAGGVSAVIAEIAKKPGHILELDALDINGKTLKERIEDASIKDETIIRKINNAYSNVGGLAILFGNLAEQGCVIKTAGIMGERKFKGKAVCFNSQEEAIKGIIKGKVKEGDICVIRYEGPKGGPGMQEMLSPTSLLTGMGLGAKVALITDGRFSGATRGLSIGHISPEAAEGGLIALLEDGDEIEIDVDAYSINANLTQEELIKRKANFKIPHKQVHSRWLKMYQKLVSNASKGGILDVEQFS, encoded by the coding sequence ATGAGAAGTGACGCGATCAAAAAAGGACATCTAAAAGCACCCAATCGCTCTTTACTTAGGGCATGTGGCTTAAATGATGAGGATTTTGACAAACCTTTTATAGGTGTTGCAAATAGCTATATAGATATCATTCCGGGACATTTTTTCTTAAACGAATACGCAAAGATCATCAAAGATGAAATTCGTAAAAGCGGTTGTATTCCTTTTGAATTTAACACCATAGGCGTAGATGATGGTATAGCTATGGGGCATGATGGTATGCTTTATTCTCTACCAAGTCGTGAAATCATTGCAAATTCTATTGAAACGGTAATGAATGCTCATCAACTTGATGCGTTAATTTGTATCCCAAATTGCGATAAAATTACTCCAGGTATGCTCATGGGAGCTTTAAGGGTAAATGTACCAACCATTTTTGTGAGTGGTGGTCCTATGAAAGCGGGCATAAACAAACATGGAGAAAAAATCAGCCTTAGCTCGGTTTTTGAAGCAGTGGGAGCTTATGAGGCAAACAAAATCGATGAAGATGATCTAAAAGACATAGAATGTAAAGCTTGTCCAAGTGGTGGATCTTGCTCGGGTATGTTTACTGCTAATTCCATGAATACCTTGTGTGAAGCTATGGGTATAGCACTAGAAGGTAATGGAACGATTTTAGCACTTAGCAAAGAAAGAGAAGATCTTTTGAGAAAGGCTGCGCGTAGAATTTGCGAAATCGCCCTAGATGAGCGTTTTAAAATTCGCAATATTATCACCAAAAAATCTATCAACAATGCCCTAATCGTAGATATGGCAATGGGAGGAAGCTCCAATACCATCTTACATATGCTTGCCATTGCTTATGAAGCTGGCGTTAAATTAGACATAAAAGAACTCAACCATATTAGTGCCAATGTAGCCCATATAGCCAAAATTGCTCCATCTCTAAATACTGTTTATATGGAAGATATCCACAAAGCAGGTGGGGTAAGCGCTGTCATAGCAGAAATAGCTAAAAAACCTGGACATATTTTAGAACTTGATGCATTAGATATCAACGGAAAAACATTAAAAGAACGCATTGAAGATGCTAGCATTAAAGATGAAACCATTATAAGAAAAATCAACAATGCTTATTCTAATGTAGGTGGACTTGCTATACTTTTTGGAAATTTAGCCGAGCAAGGTTGTGTGATAAAAACAGCAGGTATTATGGGTGAGCGTAAATTCAAGGGCAAAGCAGTTTGTTTTAACTCTCAAGAAGAAGCAATTAAGGGCATTATAAAAGGCAAAGTTAAAGAAGGTGATATATGCGTGATACGCTATGAAGGACCAAAAGGCGGCCCTGGCATGCAAGAAATGCTTAGTCCAACTTCTTTACTCACTGGCATGGGGCTTGGTGCCAAAGTCGCACTCATCACCGATGGACGTTTTAGTGGTGCTACAAGAGGACTTAGCATAGGACACATCTCTCCAGAAGCTGCAGAAGGTGGGCTTATAGCACTTTTAGAAGATGGCGATGAAATAGAAATTGATGTAGATGCTTATAGTATCAATGCAAATTTAACCCAAGAAGAACTTATAAAACGCAAAGCAAATTTTAAAATACCTCACAAACAAGTCCATTCAAGATGGCTTAAAATGTATCAAAAACTTGTGAGCAATGCTAGTAAAGGCGGGATTTTGGATGTAGAACAATTTTCTTAA
- a CDS encoding ATP-binding protein, giving the protein MKDLKLFLNDTFKSAIYKNLQCSEDEILILKHLCKNYLQASVSMNVYSLLSEVFKNDEYEYLDHLKDLKSLIEKGFIVQIFSDFKASKNSSLLLNLLQCDVSLSEVFLQVLENKTIQDYMQDAIYEDHIAYLKDEFFKIELYQRLRFFAKSNQSTSIKKDIAVFEAYIKERLKKSKIPNVLAEIFKEYTLNDKECLIFISLLKEEYLLNTENSYSRDYNFLLHLISENDTQKEENKVLLEENSKLLSSNLLEYDEFVNSLGDITKIFYLSDDILQRIINFKEPKKNKKIKLQNLVKSQDIFELIEPNINIDDVIMPQSTKDLLESILKQQDKKVLERLNKWGIKTNKNIEAKIIFYGPAGTGKTMSALSMAKAMKKSILSFDCSKILSKYVGESEQNVRKIFDTYKELCQTSKQSPILLLNEADQFLSTRVESSAGADKMHNQMQNIFLEQIERFSGVIIATTNFLESLDVAFSRRFDYKIEFKKPNHEQRLMIWQKALPKNAIFDDAFNLANLASYELSGAQIVMVVKNTALKAAISKDGVFKMSDFLQTIEKEIESSFDKNKVVGFKN; this is encoded by the coding sequence ATGAAAGATTTAAAACTTTTTCTCAATGATACTTTTAAAAGCGCTATTTATAAAAACTTACAATGTAGCGAAGATGAAATTTTAATACTAAAACACTTGTGTAAAAATTATCTACAAGCTAGTGTGAGTATGAATGTTTATAGTCTTCTTAGCGAAGTTTTTAAAAATGATGAATATGAGTATTTAGATCATTTAAAAGATCTTAAAAGTCTTATAGAGAAGGGTTTTATAGTTCAAATTTTTTCTGATTTTAAAGCGAGTAAAAACTCTAGCTTACTTTTAAATTTATTACAGTGTGATGTGAGTTTGAGTGAAGTTTTCTTGCAGGTTTTAGAAAATAAAACCATACAAGATTATATGCAAGATGCAATTTATGAAGATCATATTGCGTATTTAAAAGATGAATTTTTTAAAATCGAACTCTATCAAAGACTGCGTTTTTTTGCAAAAAGCAACCAAAGTACAAGCATAAAAAAAGATATAGCAGTGTTTGAAGCATACATTAAAGAACGGTTGAAAAAAAGTAAAATTCCTAATGTTTTGGCAGAGATTTTTAAAGAGTATACTTTAAATGATAAAGAATGTTTGATATTTATTAGCTTACTAAAAGAAGAATACTTGCTTAATACGGAAAATTCTTATAGCAGAGATTATAATTTTTTATTGCATTTAATTAGTGAAAATGATACGCAAAAAGAAGAAAATAAAGTTTTGTTGGAAGAAAATTCTAAGTTGTTGAGTTCTAATCTCTTAGAATATGATGAGTTTGTGAATTCTTTGGGGGATATAACTAAAATATTTTATTTAAGTGATGATATTTTACAAAGGATTATTAACTTTAAAGAGCCAAAGAAAAATAAAAAAATTAAATTGCAAAATTTAGTAAAAAGCCAGGATATATTTGAGCTGATTGAGCCAAATATTAATATAGATGATGTGATCATGCCACAAAGCACTAAGGATTTGCTAGAAAGTATACTAAAACAACAAGATAAAAAAGTTTTAGAAAGACTAAATAAATGGGGTATTAAGACCAATAAAAACATAGAAGCTAAGATTATCTTTTATGGTCCTGCGGGTACGGGCAAGACCATGAGTGCTTTAAGTATGGCAAAGGCGATGAAAAAATCGATTTTAAGTTTTGACTGTTCTAAAATTTTAAGCAAATATGTAGGCGAGAGTGAACAAAATGTAAGAAAAATTTTTGACACCTATAAAGAGCTTTGCCAAACAAGTAAACAAAGTCCTATTTTGCTTTTAAATGAGGCTGATCAGTTTTTAAGCACAAGGGTGGAAAGTAGTGCTGGTGCAGATAAAATGCACAATCAAATGCAAAATATCTTTTTAGAGCAAATTGAGCGTTTTAGCGGGGTTATAATAGCTACAACCAATTTTTTAGAAAGTTTAGATGTGGCTTTTTCAAGAAGATTTGATTATAAAATAGAATTTAAAAAACCAAACCACGAGCAACGCTTAATGATATGGCAAAAAGCCCTGCCTAAAAATGCTATTTTTGATGATGCGTTTAATCTAGCTAATCTAGCTTCATATGAATTAAGCGGAGCGCAAATTGTAATGGTGGTAAAAAATACAGCGCTAAAAGCAGCTATTTCTAAAGATGGTGTGTTTAAAATGAGTGATTTTTTACAAACTATCGAAAAGGAAATAGAATCATCATTTGATAAAAACAAAGTCGTAGGATTTAAAAATTAA
- a CDS encoding YajQ family cyclic di-GMP-binding protein: MASEHSFDISGEIDKQELKNALEQAKKELDSRYDLKGIKSEIELNEKESVFKLICSSEVKLEVLKDIVISKLIKRGINPNGIKELSRESGANFRLNLKVNDAIDTDSAKKINKAIKDSKLKVTSSIRGNEIRVVGKQIDDLQNVMKIVKELNLELNLSFKNLK, encoded by the coding sequence ATGGCAAGTGAACATAGTTTTGATATTAGCGGTGAAATTGATAAACAAGAGCTAAAAAATGCTTTAGAGCAAGCCAAAAAAGAACTTGATAGCAGATATGATTTAAAAGGTATCAAAAGCGAAATAGAACTAAATGAAAAAGAAAGTGTATTTAAGCTTATTTGCTCTAGTGAAGTAAAGCTTGAAGTGCTTAAGGATATTGTGATTTCAAAGTTAATCAAAAGAGGGATCAATCCTAATGGCATTAAAGAATTAAGTAGAGAAAGTGGAGCTAATTTTAGACTGAATTTAAAAGTTAATGATGCTATTGATACAGATAGTGCCAAAAAAATCAATAAAGCCATTAAAGATAGCAAGCTAAAAGTAACTTCGAGTATTAGAGGTAATGAAATTCGCGTAGTTGGAAAACAAATTGATGATTTGCAAAATGTAATGAAAATAGTAAAAGAACTCAATTTAGAGCTTAATCTTAGTTTTAAAAATCTTAAATGA
- the mobA gene encoding molybdenum cofactor guanylyltransferase — MSEKISYPCVILCGGKSSRMGEDKSLLQVDDRNLTLYQYEKMLEIFTHVFISTKENKFHQQNLALILDDNPDIYSPLVALNSILKHFQNTYVFILSVDTPNISKKSIYMLFHQLKSQNILLASTKEHKHYLCGFYHTKVLKQSLQFIQKNNHKLALFCSQMKTEFINFENEEEFINLNYFSEYEKWRHLKLKT; from the coding sequence ATGAGTGAAAAAATTTCCTATCCTTGTGTGATCTTGTGTGGTGGAAAATCTTCACGCATGGGAGAAGACAAAAGCTTACTACAAGTAGATGATCGCAATCTAACTCTTTATCAGTATGAAAAAATGCTAGAAATTTTTACTCATGTTTTTATCAGTACAAAAGAAAATAAATTTCACCAGCAAAACCTCGCACTCATTTTAGATGATAATCCTGATATTTATTCTCCGCTTGTGGCTTTAAATTCTATATTGAAGCATTTTCAAAATACCTATGTGTTTATCCTAAGTGTAGATACTCCCAATATAAGCAAAAAAAGTATCTATATGCTTTTTCATCAACTAAAATCACAAAACATACTTCTTGCAAGTACAAAAGAACACAAACACTATTTATGTGGATTTTACCACACTAAAGTACTCAAGCAAAGTTTGCAATTTATACAAAAAAACAATCATAAATTAGCTCTTTTTTGCTCGCAGATGAAGACAGAATTTATTAACTTTGAAAACGAAGAAGAATTTATCAACTTGAATTATTTTAGTGAGTATGAAAAATGGAGACACTTAAAACTAAAAACCTAA
- a CDS encoding PepSY-like domain-containing protein, protein MKMKLMLASLVCASSMFADMIVSPSALPQKAQEFLNTHFKGVNVGYVKQDVDSYEVNLVDGTEINFIINGDWKEVDGKYKGIPTGFIPKEVMTKVQAAQPNAAIVEVDKKINGYKFRTNNMMEIYTDFKGNILGQKFDD, encoded by the coding sequence ATGAAAATGAAATTAATGTTAGCTAGTTTAGTTTGTGCAAGTTCTATGTTTGCGGATATGATCGTTAGTCCAAGTGCTTTACCTCAAAAAGCTCAAGAATTTTTAAATACACATTTTAAAGGTGTAAACGTGGGTTATGTAAAGCAAGATGTTGATTCATACGAAGTAAATTTAGTAGATGGAACAGAAATTAATTTCATCATTAATGGTGATTGGAAAGAAGTTGATGGTAAATACAAAGGTATACCAACTGGTTTTATCCCAAAAGAAGTAATGACTAAAGTACAAGCAGCACAACCAAATGCAGCGATCGTAGAAGTAGATAAAAAAATCAACGGTTACAAATTTAGAACCAATAATATGATGGAAATTTATACAGATTTTAAAGGTAACATCTTAGGTCAAAAATTTGACGACTAA
- a CDS encoding NFACT RNA binding domain-containing protein codes for MKYTDLIQIKDYFQQFQRVNYLKRLDDNILELSLDHRIFIVDLSRGKSGIYQDKIQAKTYNAPFDFMLKKYFSNAKILNLEVLENNRILSFEVLSEKSYKAYGAKIYFEFTGKNTNAIITDTDDIIIEALRHIDKSYRIVKIGEKLQALKAYEIKEEFVKINDFNVYFKESAKKLQQDRLKDIKENKLLNIDKKFLSLKKSIENLEQESNLLKKAQELSQKADVLFANLNSLKDYQREFILQDFNANELAFKLEDTPKNSANEFYKMTKKLKQKAKNINIEREILNEKLDFLINLKDLIAKSTSLRELEVLMPKKTKKTKKEELNAGVGSFYFDEFKISVGRNEKANEYLLKMAKKDDVWLHVKDYPSAHVIITSNKLKISQLVLEFAAKLCVEFSKLSSGTYLVDYTSKNFVKVREKAFVNYTNYKTISILKE; via the coding sequence ATGAAATATACAGATTTAATACAAATAAAAGATTATTTTCAGCAATTCCAAAGGGTAAATTACCTTAAACGCCTTGATGATAACATCTTAGAGCTTAGCTTAGATCATCGTATTTTTATTGTTGATTTAAGTCGTGGCAAAAGTGGAATTTATCAAGACAAAATTCAAGCAAAAACCTACAATGCTCCTTTTGACTTTATGTTAAAAAAATACTTTTCTAATGCAAAGATTTTAAATTTAGAAGTGCTAGAAAATAATAGAATTTTATCTTTTGAAGTTTTATCGGAAAAATCTTACAAAGCTTATGGAGCTAAGATTTATTTTGAATTTACAGGAAAAAATACTAATGCTATTATCACAGATACTGATGATATCATCATAGAAGCTTTACGCCACATAGACAAAAGCTACCGCATTGTGAAGATCGGTGAAAAACTCCAAGCTTTAAAAGCTTATGAAATTAAAGAAGAATTTGTAAAAATTAATGATTTTAATGTGTATTTTAAAGAAAGTGCTAAAAAGTTACAGCAAGATCGCTTAAAAGATATTAAAGAAAATAAACTTTTAAATATAGATAAAAAATTTCTAAGTCTTAAAAAAAGCATAGAAAATTTAGAACAAGAAAGTAATTTATTAAAAAAGGCTCAAGAATTAAGCCAAAAAGCAGATGTTTTATTTGCTAATTTAAATTCTTTAAAAGATTATCAAAGAGAATTTATTTTGCAAGATTTTAATGCAAATGAACTTGCTTTTAAACTCGAAGATACTCCTAAAAATAGTGCGAATGAATTTTATAAAATGACGAAAAAGTTAAAACAAAAAGCCAAAAATATCAATATAGAAAGAGAAATTTTAAATGAAAAACTTGATTTTTTAATCAATTTAAAAGATTTGATTGCTAAAAGCACTTCTTTGCGAGAATTAGAAGTTTTAATGCCTAAAAAAACTAAAAAAACTAAAAAAGAAGAGTTAAATGCAGGAGTTGGTAGTTTTTATTTTGATGAGTTTAAAATCAGCGTAGGACGCAATGAAAAAGCTAATGAGTATTTATTAAAAATGGCAAAAAAAGATGATGTTTGGCTGCATGTGAAAGATTATCCTAGTGCACATGTGATCATCACTTCAAATAAATTAAAAATAAGTCAATTAGTGCTAGAATTTGCCGCAAAGCTTTGTGTGGAATTTTCCAAGTTAAGCTCTGGAACTTATTTGGTCGATTATACGAGTAAGAATTTTGTTAAGGTGAGAGAGAAGGCTTTTGTAAATTATACAAATTATAAGACTATAAGCATTTTAAAGGAGTGA
- a CDS encoding phosphatidate cytidylyltransferase, with translation MFSKTRIFSAIVMIVVIAVVALVDNFLINFAIFGVLLFLAFNEAKAMFKSKYASVFVALCIFTIGAFLDKPFFVGLMALILILGYLVYKKSENLNELMPYIYPTLPILMLYQVLSYEGMFVLFWLIVIVIACDSGAYFIGKLIGERAFSPTSPNKTLEGVVGGIVCAGILGTIIGSFEFSLIKSIYITLIVAIFAVIGDLLESYFKRQAGIKDSGNLIPGHGGVLDRIDAVIIAAFAMAILV, from the coding sequence ATGTTTTCAAAGACAAGAATTTTTAGTGCTATTGTGATGATAGTTGTGATAGCTGTTGTTGCTTTGGTGGATAATTTTTTGATTAATTTTGCGATTTTTGGTGTTTTATTGTTTTTGGCATTTAATGAAGCAAAAGCTATGTTTAAAAGCAAATATGCAAGTGTTTTTGTGGCTTTGTGTATTTTTACAATAGGAGCATTTTTAGATAAACCTTTCTTTGTGGGCCTTATGGCTTTGATTTTGATTTTGGGATATTTAGTTTATAAAAAAAGTGAAAATTTAAATGAACTTATGCCTTATATATATCCCACTTTGCCTATTTTAATGCTTTATCAGGTATTAAGCTATGAGGGTATGTTTGTATTGTTTTGGCTTATAGTGATTGTTATTGCTTGTGATAGTGGAGCGTATTTTATAGGAAAGTTAATTGGCGAGAGAGCTTTTTCTCCAACAAGTCCAAATAAAACTTTAGAAGGAGTTGTAGGTGGCATAGTTTGCGCAGGAATTTTAGGAACTATCATAGGCTCTTTTGAATTTAGCTTAATAAAAAGTATTTATATAACTTTAATTGTAGCTATTTTTGCTGTGATAGGTGATTTACTTGAGAGTTATTTTAAAAGACAAGCAGGCATTAAAGATAGTGGTAATTTAATCCCAGGGCATGGGGGAGTTTTAGATAGAATTGATGCTGTTATCATTGCAGCATTTGCAATGGCAATTTTAGTATGA